In the genome of Streptomyces collinus, one region contains:
- a CDS encoding nitrate reductase molybdenum cofactor assembly chaperone → MPGFEVLYQAAALCLMYPDDDFRARLPLLREAAPQLREFADHAAVTPPMELAAHYVEVFEAGQEHSLYLSAWREAAPAPSEELYRAHGLETTGEEPPDFLPAVLELTARTGSDGLLTEHRDGLDRLRSRLTAFGTPYATVLDAVCATLPPANTGS, encoded by the coding sequence ATGCCCGGATTCGAGGTGCTGTACCAGGCGGCCGCGCTGTGCCTGATGTACCCCGACGACGACTTCCGCGCCCGGCTGCCACTGTTGCGCGAAGCCGCCCCGCAGCTCAGGGAGTTCGCCGACCACGCGGCGGTCACCCCGCCGATGGAACTGGCCGCGCACTACGTCGAGGTGTTCGAGGCCGGGCAGGAGCACAGCCTGTATCTGAGCGCCTGGCGCGAGGCCGCCCCGGCGCCCTCCGAGGAGCTCTACCGCGCGCACGGCCTGGAGACCACCGGCGAGGAGCCGCCGGACTTCCTTCCCGCCGTTCTGGAGCTCACGGCCCGCACCGGCAGCGACGGGCTCCTGACGGAGCACCGCGACGGCCTGGACCGGCTCAGGTCCAGGCTCACCGCGTTCGGTACCCCGTACGCGACCGTCCTGGACGCGGTGTGCGCGACGTTGCCGCCGGCGAACACCGGTTCCTGA
- a CDS encoding LCP family protein, whose translation MNDGHRVITGQVWRSGSPPLQEPAGPYEGYIVGPYPYHGTDPGPYPYDGTRPGPYPHPSPPPAPYDTQAPPHQEGAAGPYPEHAPEPPAGPLAGPDGGGPRPGRGGRTTGVRPPSARPGRVRRTVRLLAALLCALALTGAGTCAWAEFELDRSVDLSGLPDRPPQGRGTNYLVVGSDGRDGLSEQARKELHTGTAGGSRTDSMMLLHTGAHGTTMVSLPRDSWVTIPSYVDPNTGKFHRATKNKLNAAYSLGGPRMLVRTVELNTGLRVDHYAEIGFAGFVGVVDAVGGVEMCVDRRIDDPKSGLKLRKGCHDLTGAQALAFVRQRHQEADGDLGRSRNQRAFLSALARKAAAPGVVLDPFRAYPALSAGLDTLDVDKGMELKTLLSLFQAMRSVSGGGGRQLNVPVSGPGSTGAARNALKWDEVKAKRLFAELRDDRPV comes from the coding sequence ATGAACGACGGTCACCGGGTGATCACGGGACAGGTGTGGCGGAGCGGCTCCCCTCCGCTCCAGGAGCCTGCCGGGCCCTACGAGGGCTACATCGTCGGGCCGTACCCGTACCACGGCACCGACCCTGGGCCGTACCCGTACGACGGCACCCGCCCTGGGCCGTACCCGCACCCGTCTCCGCCCCCGGCTCCGTACGACACCCAGGCCCCGCCGCACCAGGAGGGCGCCGCCGGGCCGTACCCGGAGCATGCCCCGGAGCCGCCCGCCGGGCCTCTCGCCGGGCCGGACGGGGGCGGCCCCCGGCCCGGGCGCGGCGGCCGTACCACCGGCGTCAGGCCCCCCTCGGCGCGCCCCGGCCGGGTCCGGCGTACCGTGCGCCTGCTGGCGGCGCTGCTGTGCGCGCTGGCCCTCACCGGCGCCGGCACCTGCGCCTGGGCCGAGTTCGAGCTGGACAGGTCCGTCGACCTGAGCGGGCTCCCGGACCGGCCGCCGCAGGGGAGGGGGACGAACTACCTCGTCGTCGGCTCGGACGGCCGCGACGGACTGTCGGAGCAGGCCAGGAAGGAACTGCACACCGGTACGGCCGGAGGAAGCCGCACCGACTCGATGATGCTCCTGCACACCGGCGCCCACGGCACCACCATGGTGAGCCTGCCGCGCGACTCCTGGGTGACCATCCCGTCGTACGTCGACCCGAACACCGGCAAGTTCCACCGGGCGACGAAGAACAAGCTGAACGCGGCCTACTCCCTCGGCGGACCCAGGATGCTCGTCCGGACCGTCGAACTGAACACGGGGCTGCGCGTCGACCACTACGCGGAGATCGGCTTCGCGGGCTTCGTCGGTGTCGTGGACGCGGTCGGCGGTGTGGAGATGTGCGTGGACCGGAGAATCGACGACCCGAAGTCGGGTCTGAAGCTCCGCAAGGGCTGTCACGACCTGACCGGCGCCCAGGCCCTGGCCTTCGTCCGCCAGCGGCACCAGGAGGCGGACGGCGACCTCGGGCGCTCCAGGAACCAGCGCGCTTTCCTCTCCGCCCTGGCCCGCAAGGCCGCCGCGCCAGGTGTCGTGCTCGACCCGTTCCGTGCGTATCCCGCCCTGAGCGCGGGACTGGACACCCTCGATGTGGACAAGGGCATGGAACTGAAGACCCTCCTGTCGCTGTTTCAGGCGATGCGGAGCGTCTCGGGAGGCGGCGGCCGGCAGCTGAACGTCCCCGTGTCCGGGCCCGGCTCCACCGGGGCCGCCAGGAACGCCCTGAAATGGGACGAGGTGAAGGCGAAGAGGCTCTTCGCCGAACTGCGCGACGACCGGCCGGTGTGA
- a CDS encoding RNA polymerase sigma factor, translated as MNPVRTRTVLGQERQSRYAQTHDEELGAAVARAQDGDETAFAVAYRLVQPGLLGYLRGLVGEDAEDVASDAWLQIARDLGRFQGDGAGFRGWTATIARHRALDHVRRQRARPRPGVIEQDVLDLPGPHSTHEQALEAVSTERALELVRGLPRDQAEAVLLRVIVGLDGPSAARVLGKRPGAVRTATHRGLKRLARQLRLAAEAAEGVTDEASRPLESRRPARRRQWPDRPASPSGTPDPSNSSGRNGQRTWVIG; from the coding sequence ATGAACCCGGTGCGAACGAGGACGGTCTTGGGTCAGGAACGGCAATCGCGCTACGCACAGACCCACGACGAGGAGCTGGGCGCGGCCGTCGCGCGGGCCCAGGACGGGGACGAGACCGCCTTCGCCGTCGCCTACCGGCTGGTGCAGCCAGGGCTGCTCGGATATCTGCGCGGACTGGTCGGTGAGGACGCGGAGGACGTGGCGTCCGACGCCTGGTTGCAGATCGCCCGGGACCTCGGACGGTTCCAGGGTGACGGGGCGGGCTTTCGCGGCTGGACGGCCACGATCGCCCGGCACCGTGCACTGGACCACGTGCGCCGCCAGCGCGCACGGCCCCGGCCCGGGGTGATCGAACAGGATGTCCTGGACCTCCCCGGCCCGCACAGCACCCACGAGCAGGCGCTGGAGGCCGTCTCCACGGAGCGGGCCCTGGAACTGGTCCGCGGGCTGCCGCGGGACCAGGCCGAGGCCGTGCTCCTGCGCGTCATCGTGGGCCTGGACGGCCCCTCCGCGGCCCGCGTCCTGGGCAAGCGCCCCGGGGCGGTGCGCACCGCCACGCACCGGGGCCTGAAACGCCTCGCGCGTCAGCTGCGTCTCGCGGCGGAGGCCGCCGAAGGTGTGACGGATGAGGCGTCCCGGCCGCTGGAGAGTCGACGTCCTGCACGACGACGTCAGTGGCCGGACAGACCGGCGTCACCATCCGGCACGCCGGACCCATCGAACAGCTCAGGCAGGAACGGACAACGGACATGGGTGATCGGCTGA
- the tgmA gene encoding putative ATP-grasp-modified RiPP produces the protein MRPFTLNYALPSSLPTVVTPYRFDESLQLNVLPDGRPAVSDPDLLLAVGTTASTAGSKTHFDD, from the coding sequence GTGCGGCCGTTCACCCTCAACTACGCTCTCCCCAGTTCGCTGCCCACGGTGGTGACGCCCTACCGCTTCGACGAGTCGCTCCAGCTGAACGTGCTTCCCGACGGGCGCCCGGCCGTCAGTGATCCCGACCTCCTCCTGGCGGTCGGCACGACGGCCTCCACGGCCGGTTCCAAGACGCACTTCGACGACTGA
- the tgmB gene encoding ATP-grasp ribosomal peptide maturase has product MTVLILTSKEDVTADMVVTRLHETAVPVMRLDPADLPDDTVLSAHYTHGDFEGLLSANGHVVSMRGLRSVWVRRPGEPAAHAAEPSAWLTAETRQALFGMLYSASARWMNHPRDADRARLKPWQLRAAHLSGLAVPPTVVTTFPRLARQFAEEYGEVVVKSASGPPPGEPLELPTTLIGPDSDFSGVAAGPALLQRYVPKRADVRLTCVGSRVFAARKTAEPHQIDGRYGDTEHTWQPVAAPDRIRRPVHDYLARAQLAYAAFDFAEDEDGFWWFLECNQSGQFGFVELETGQPISEAVAQWLSQPGGR; this is encoded by the coding sequence ATGACCGTACTGATCCTCACGTCCAAGGAAGACGTCACCGCCGACATGGTGGTGACCAGGCTGCACGAGACGGCGGTGCCCGTCATGCGGCTCGACCCCGCCGACCTGCCGGACGACACCGTGCTGTCCGCGCACTACACCCACGGCGACTTCGAGGGCCTGCTGTCGGCGAACGGACATGTGGTCAGCATGCGCGGTCTGCGCTCCGTATGGGTCCGCAGACCCGGGGAACCGGCCGCGCACGCCGCCGAGCCCTCGGCATGGCTGACGGCCGAGACCAGACAGGCACTGTTCGGCATGCTCTACTCGGCGTCCGCCCGGTGGATGAACCATCCCCGCGACGCCGACCGGGCCCGACTGAAGCCGTGGCAGTTGCGGGCCGCGCACCTCAGCGGCCTCGCCGTACCGCCGACCGTCGTCACCACCTTTCCGCGCCTGGCACGGCAGTTCGCCGAGGAGTACGGGGAGGTGGTGGTGAAGTCCGCCTCGGGGCCGCCACCCGGCGAACCGCTGGAGCTGCCGACCACCCTGATCGGGCCCGACTCGGACTTCTCGGGGGTCGCGGCCGGCCCCGCGCTGCTCCAGCGGTACGTGCCCAAGCGCGCCGACGTCCGTCTGACCTGTGTCGGCAGCCGGGTGTTCGCCGCGCGCAAGACGGCCGAACCGCACCAGATCGACGGACGCTACGGCGACACCGAGCACACCTGGCAGCCGGTCGCGGCACCCGACCGGATCCGCAGGCCCGTGCACGACTACCTCGCCAGGGCCCAACTGGCGTACGCGGCATTCGACTTCGCCGAGGACGAGGACGGCTTCTGGTGGTTCCTCGAGTGCAACCAGAGCGGCCAGTTCGGCTTCGTGGAACTGGAGACAGGGCAGCCCATCTCGGAGGCGGTGGCCCAGTGGCTGTCCCAGCCGGGAGGGCGCTGA
- a CDS encoding helix-turn-helix domain-containing protein yields the protein MSERRAAPTVGQVVLGKRLQELREAAGLSRDEAAKVLRVAPATVRRMETADVALKIPYVQILLTAYGVAEDEVTAFVDLAEEANRPGWWQRFHDVLPEWFSLYVSLEGAARIIRSYEPHFVPGLLQTEGYARAVLQAGTIANAGPEAVERHVSLRMERQRLLDRADPPHLWVIMDETVLRRPVSVDGRVMRDQLDKLLEYAARDRVTLQIAEFADGPHPGTYAPFSLFRFAEPELPDMVFTEYLTGALYLDSRKEVSAHLEVLDHMTAGAGSAQRTEELLREYRDGF from the coding sequence GTGAGTGAACGGCGGGCCGCACCCACCGTGGGCCAGGTGGTCCTGGGCAAGCGGCTGCAAGAGCTGCGCGAGGCCGCGGGCCTCAGTCGTGACGAGGCCGCCAAGGTGCTGCGGGTCGCCCCGGCGACCGTCCGCCGGATGGAGACCGCCGACGTCGCGCTGAAGATCCCGTACGTGCAGATCCTGCTGACGGCGTACGGCGTGGCGGAGGACGAGGTGACGGCCTTCGTCGACCTCGCCGAGGAGGCGAACCGGCCGGGCTGGTGGCAGCGGTTCCACGACGTGCTGCCGGAGTGGTTCAGCCTGTACGTGAGCCTGGAGGGCGCCGCGCGGATCATCCGGTCGTACGAGCCGCACTTCGTGCCGGGGCTGCTGCAGACCGAGGGGTACGCGCGGGCCGTGCTGCAGGCCGGGACCATCGCGAACGCCGGGCCGGAAGCCGTGGAGCGGCATGTGTCGCTGCGGATGGAGCGGCAGCGGCTCCTGGACCGCGCCGATCCCCCGCACCTGTGGGTGATCATGGACGAGACGGTGCTGCGCCGCCCGGTGAGCGTCGACGGCCGGGTGATGCGCGACCAGCTGGACAAGCTGCTGGAGTACGCCGCGCGCGACCGGGTCACCCTCCAGATCGCCGAGTTCGCCGACGGCCCGCATCCGGGGACGTACGCCCCCTTCTCGCTGTTCCGCTTCGCCGAGCCGGAACTGCCCGACATGGTCTTCACCGAGTATCTGACCGGCGCGCTGTACCTGGACTCCCGCAAGGAGGTCTCCGCGCATCTCGAGGTGCTGGACCACATGACGGCCGGGGCGGGTTCGGCGCAGCGTACGGAGGAGTTGCTGCGGGAGTACCGGGACGGCTTCTGA